In Nostoc sp. UHCC 0926, a single genomic region encodes these proteins:
- a CDS encoding FAD-dependent oxidoreductase, which produces MSDFDTGVCLCFPRQGQFDPLKYLTGLAEAIQRRAGRIYTTDMHVEKIPGGLPICVETSSGKVVRTDAVVVATNSPNELTSVENK; this is translated from the coding sequence TTGAGCGATTTTGATACAGGAGTGTGTCTATGCTTTCCCCGACAAGGGCAATTTGACCCACTGAAATATCTAACTGGACTTGCAGAAGCTATACAACGCCGTGCTGGTAGAATTTATACGACAGATATGCACGTAGAAAAAATCCCAGGTGGTTTACCCATCTGTGTTGAGACCAGCAGTGGTAAAGTTGTAAGAACTGATGCTGTGGTAGTAGCAACTAACTCACCCAATGAGCTGACATCAG